Proteins from a single region of Nocardioides anomalus:
- the arr gene encoding NAD(+)--rifampin ADP-ribosyltransferase yields MARLRQDGPVDVEGPFFHGTKAALLPGDELVPGFGSNFQQGRVMNHVYFTTLVATAAWGAQLAAALADLDDDGRVYVVEPLGPYEDDPNVTDKKFPGNPTRSYRTRSPLRIVAELGDWPRHPPEAVRAMLDGLAALRAEGRDVIED; encoded by the coding sequence ATGGCCCGGCTGCGGCAGGATGGGCCCGTGGACGTCGAGGGTCCGTTCTTCCACGGCACCAAGGCCGCGCTGCTGCCCGGCGACGAGCTCGTGCCCGGCTTCGGCTCGAACTTCCAGCAGGGCCGGGTGATGAACCACGTCTACTTCACCACCCTGGTCGCCACCGCCGCCTGGGGCGCCCAGCTCGCCGCCGCGCTCGCCGACCTCGACGACGACGGCCGCGTGTACGTCGTGGAGCCGCTCGGCCCCTACGAGGACGACCCGAACGTCACCGACAAGAAGTTCCCCGGCAACCCCACCCGCTCCTACCGGACCCGCTCCCCGCTGCGCATCGTCGCCGAGCTCGGCGACTGGCCGCGCCACCCGCCCGAGGCCGTGCGGGCCATGCTCGACGGGCTCGCCGCGCTGCGCGCCGAGGGCCGCGACGTGATCGAGGACTGA
- a CDS encoding alpha-hydroxy acid oxidase translates to MKRQVPKARDLAPLLRFKEPTWSPRERRLAKALTVEDLRRVAKRRTPRAAFDYTDGAADGEVSLARARQAFADVEFHPAILRDVSDVDTSVEVLGGRSALPFGIAPTGFTRMMQAEGEVAGVSAAEAAGIPFSLSTMGTTSIEEVAAAAPGARKWFQLYMWKDRDRSMALVERAARAGFDTLLVTVDVPVAGARLRDVRNGMTIPPTLTPRTVANAIPRPAWWWNFLTTEPLAFASLDAWSGTVADLLDTMFDPTVTYDDLAWIRDQWPGKVSVKGVQSVADAARLAELGVDAIVLSNHGGRQLDRAPVPFHLLPEVVRAVGDRVEVHLDTGIMSGQDVVAAVAHGARFTLVGRAYLYGLMAGGRPGVDRVIDILRGQIERTMKLLGVRTLAELEPGHVKQLRRLG, encoded by the coding sequence ATGAAGCGTCAGGTGCCCAAGGCCCGCGACCTCGCGCCGTTGTTGCGGTTCAAGGAGCCGACCTGGTCGCCGCGGGAGCGGCGGCTGGCCAAGGCGCTGACCGTCGAGGACCTGCGGCGGGTGGCGAAGCGGCGTACGCCGCGCGCGGCGTTCGACTACACCGACGGCGCGGCGGATGGGGAGGTCTCGCTGGCGCGGGCGCGGCAGGCGTTCGCCGACGTGGAGTTCCACCCGGCGATCCTGCGCGACGTCTCGGACGTCGACACCTCGGTCGAGGTGCTGGGCGGGCGGTCGGCGCTGCCGTTCGGGATCGCGCCGACGGGGTTCACCCGGATGATGCAGGCCGAGGGCGAGGTCGCCGGGGTGAGCGCCGCTGAGGCGGCGGGGATCCCGTTCAGCCTCTCGACCATGGGCACGACCTCGATCGAGGAGGTCGCGGCCGCGGCGCCGGGCGCGCGGAAGTGGTTCCAGCTGTACATGTGGAAGGACCGCGACCGGTCGATGGCGCTGGTCGAGCGGGCCGCGCGGGCCGGGTTCGACACGCTGCTGGTGACGGTGGACGTGCCGGTCGCCGGGGCGCGGTTGCGCGACGTGCGCAACGGGATGACGATCCCGCCCACCCTGACGCCTCGCACGGTGGCCAACGCGATCCCGCGGCCGGCGTGGTGGTGGAACTTCCTGACCACCGAGCCGTTGGCGTTCGCCTCCCTGGACGCGTGGTCGGGGACGGTGGCCGACCTGCTGGACACCATGTTCGACCCGACGGTGACCTACGACGACCTGGCCTGGATCCGCGACCAGTGGCCGGGGAAGGTGTCCGTCAAGGGCGTGCAGTCGGTCGCGGACGCGGCCCGGTTGGCGGAGCTGGGGGTGGACGCGATCGTGCTGTCCAACCACGGCGGCCGGCAGCTGGACCGGGCGCCGGTGCCGTTCCACCTGCTCCCCGAGGTCGTCAGGGCGGTCGGGGACCGGGTGGAGGTGCACCTGGACACCGGGATCATGTCCGGCCAGGACGTGGTGGCCGCGGTCGCGCACGGCGCGCGGTTCACGCTCGTCGGGCGGGCCTACCTCTACGGGCTGATGGCCGGCGGCCGCCCCGGGGTGGACCGGGTGATCGACATCCTGCGCGGCCAGATCGAGCGCACCATGAAGCTCCTCGGGGTCCGCACCCTGGCCGAGCTCGAGCCCGGGCACGTCAAGCAGCTGCGGCGCCTCGGCTAG
- a CDS encoding VC0807 family protein translates to MERPRLRTVLRRVGVSLTVACVVPAVLFFVCFQTLGIWPAIGAALVWSYGSIAYRALTGRRTSGLLVLTAVVLTGRTVIAFAADSTFLYFLQPIITDGLVAATFLVSLLTARPVVARLAGDFYPMDEELALRPAIRRLFWRLTALWAGVCLIKAASMFWLLSSASLGSFVLVKSITMPAANLLTVALTITAAVVVGRREGLLARV, encoded by the coding sequence GTGGAGCGCCCGCGCCTGCGCACCGTGCTGCGCCGGGTGGGGGTGAGCCTCACCGTGGCCTGCGTGGTCCCGGCGGTGCTGTTCTTCGTCTGCTTCCAGACCCTCGGGATCTGGCCCGCCATCGGCGCGGCCCTGGTGTGGTCCTACGGCTCGATCGCCTACCGCGCGCTCACCGGACGACGCACGTCCGGCCTGCTCGTGCTCACCGCCGTGGTGCTGACCGGCCGCACGGTCATCGCGTTCGCCGCCGACAGCACGTTCCTGTACTTCCTGCAGCCGATCATCACCGACGGGCTGGTCGCCGCGACGTTCCTGGTCTCGCTGCTGACGGCGCGGCCGGTGGTCGCGCGACTCGCGGGTGACTTCTACCCGATGGACGAGGAGCTCGCCCTGCGCCCGGCCATCCGCCGCCTGTTCTGGCGGCTGACCGCGCTCTGGGCGGGCGTCTGCCTGATCAAGGCGGCGTCGATGTTCTGGCTGCTGAGCTCGGCCTCGCTCGGCTCGTTCGTGCTGGTCAAGAGCATCACCATGCCCGCGGCCAACCTGCTCACGGTCGCGCTGACCATCACCGCCGCGGTCGTCGTGGGGCGGCGCGAGGGCCTGCTCGCCCGCGTCTAG
- a CDS encoding ABC transporter substrate-binding protein, with protein MTWKMAAGLLVAASLGLAGCSSTDSDAGGGSGDLKKGGTLKLAGPEEIGNLDPATGYGPADLAMQHAINRGLFGYPTTKDEQDAITVAPDLATEVPTVDNGGISADGLTYTITLRQGAKWHAPDGDRDVVAGDVVLGVKRICNPQLGSPVLSYFTDTIAGLTEYCDGFAKVEPTVEAIRDYVENNEISGVQAPDDQTVVFTLTQPASDFLSLLALGSFTAPQPEEYLDYLPDSPEMRANTVSDGPYLISEYKPGQSFTLERNPAWDPETDPLRKAYVDRIEIQAGQDDSAISQQIQAGTIDMQWGDAVTPTSEVPGLRASNDDRLVVAGGGTLLPYLTFNFLSPNNGGALNDLKVRQALNYAVNKAAIIKVLGGPEVAEVTGQILPPVINGYQEIDPYETPDDEGDTEKAKQLLAEAGFPNGITLKMLYRDDSAYPDIATVLQQDLAKAGITLEMKSMSRNTFYQNYLQNPDATKRGEWDIAPVGWTPDYLGNAARGFFVPLLDGRKFAKGSPNYGDYDNDELNTVIDQALATTDPDEAATIWAQADQIASEDAAWVPIARTQVATLHSSRVANFVYVPGWHNGDMTNVALSD; from the coding sequence GTGACGTGGAAGATGGCGGCCGGGCTGCTGGTGGCGGCATCGCTCGGTCTGGCCGGGTGCAGCAGCACCGACAGCGACGCGGGCGGAGGCTCGGGAGACCTGAAGAAGGGCGGCACGCTCAAGCTCGCCGGCCCCGAGGAGATCGGCAACCTGGACCCCGCGACCGGCTACGGCCCGGCGGACCTGGCCATGCAGCACGCGATCAACCGGGGTCTCTTCGGCTACCCCACGACCAAGGACGAGCAGGACGCGATCACGGTCGCGCCCGACCTCGCCACCGAGGTCCCGACCGTCGACAACGGCGGCATCAGCGCCGACGGCCTCACCTACACGATCACGCTGCGCCAGGGCGCGAAGTGGCACGCGCCCGACGGTGACCGCGACGTCGTCGCCGGCGACGTGGTGCTGGGCGTCAAGCGCATCTGCAACCCCCAGCTCGGCTCGCCGGTGCTGAGCTACTTCACCGACACCATCGCCGGGCTGACGGAGTACTGCGACGGCTTCGCCAAGGTCGAGCCGACCGTCGAGGCGATCCGCGACTACGTCGAGAACAACGAGATCAGCGGCGTGCAGGCTCCCGACGACCAGACGGTGGTCTTCACGCTGACCCAGCCGGCCAGCGACTTCCTCTCGCTGCTGGCCCTCGGCTCCTTCACCGCCCCGCAGCCCGAGGAGTACCTCGACTACCTCCCGGACAGCCCGGAGATGCGGGCCAACACCGTCTCCGACGGCCCGTACCTCATCAGCGAGTACAAGCCCGGGCAGTCCTTCACCCTCGAGCGCAACCCCGCCTGGGACCCCGAGACCGACCCGCTGCGCAAGGCCTACGTCGACCGGATCGAGATCCAGGCCGGCCAGGACGACTCGGCGATCTCCCAGCAGATCCAGGCCGGCACCATCGACATGCAGTGGGGCGACGCGGTCACGCCGACCTCCGAGGTGCCGGGGCTGCGCGCCTCGAACGACGACCGGCTCGTCGTGGCGGGCGGCGGCACGCTGCTGCCCTACCTCACCTTCAACTTCCTCAGCCCGAACAACGGTGGCGCTCTCAACGACCTCAAGGTCCGCCAGGCGCTCAACTACGCGGTCAACAAGGCCGCGATCATCAAGGTGCTCGGTGGCCCCGAGGTCGCCGAGGTGACCGGGCAGATCCTGCCGCCGGTCATCAACGGCTACCAGGAGATCGACCCCTACGAGACGCCGGACGACGAGGGCGACACCGAGAAGGCCAAGCAGCTGCTGGCCGAGGCCGGCTTCCCCAACGGGATCACGCTCAAGATGCTCTACCGCGACGACAGCGCCTACCCCGACATCGCGACCGTGCTCCAGCAGGACCTGGCCAAGGCCGGCATCACCCTGGAGATGAAGTCGATGTCGCGCAACACCTTCTACCAGAACTACCTGCAGAACCCCGACGCCACCAAGCGCGGCGAGTGGGACATCGCACCGGTCGGCTGGACGCCGGACTACCTGGGCAACGCGGCCCGGGGCTTCTTCGTCCCGCTGCTCGACGGCCGCAAGTTCGCCAAGGGCTCGCCCAACTACGGCGACTACGACAACGACGAGCTGAACACGGTGATCGACCAGGCCCTGGCCACGACCGACCCCGACGAGGCGGCGACGATCTGGGCCCAGGCCGACCAGATCGCCAGCGAGGACGCCGCATGGGTGCCGATCGCCCGGACCCAGGTCGCGACCCTGCACAGCTCGCGGGTGGCCAACTTCGTCTACGTGCCGGGCTGGCACAACGGCGACATGACCAACGTGGCCCTGAGCGACTGA
- a CDS encoding pyridoxamine 5'-phosphate oxidase family protein: MTDDQAKLVELMNDMYVAMFTTTSADGTLRSVPMARQEVEPSAELWFITARDTEHVRDVQARPHVGLTFSSRDAWVSINGTAEVVDDKAKLEELWNTFAEAWLPGGPDDPNATLIRVDAAGGEYWDSPGGKVASMISFVKTKLTGDTYDTEHGSTSL; the protein is encoded by the coding sequence ATGACTGATGACCAGGCCAAGCTCGTCGAGCTGATGAACGACATGTACGTCGCCATGTTCACCACCACGTCGGCCGACGGCACGCTGCGGTCGGTGCCCATGGCCCGCCAGGAGGTGGAGCCGTCCGCGGAGCTGTGGTTCATCACCGCGCGCGACACCGAGCACGTCCGCGACGTCCAGGCCCGCCCGCACGTCGGCCTGACCTTCTCCTCCCGCGACGCCTGGGTCTCGATCAACGGCACCGCCGAGGTCGTCGACGACAAGGCCAAGCTCGAGGAGCTGTGGAACACCTTCGCCGAGGCCTGGCTCCCCGGCGGTCCCGACGACCCGAACGCCACCCTCATCCGCGTCGACGCCGCCGGCGGCGAGTACTGGGACAGCCCGGGCGGTAAGGTCGCCTCGATGATCAGCTTCGTCAAGACCAAGCTCACGGGCGACACCTACGACACCGAACACGGCTCCACATCGCTGTGA
- a CDS encoding D-arabinono-1,4-lactone oxidase translates to MSEENWAGSWTYHAPVVRPRTLEELAELVTGHRRVRALGSRHSFTDLPDTDPDGVLLSLDALPVEVAVDEERRTVTVSGATRFAALGEELDRQGWALPTMASLPHLSVAGAVATGTHGSGRQVPSLAALVRGLEGIGADGAAYRLGAEDPDLPGSVVALGALGIVTTVTLDVVPSYDLRQEVWLDLPWPTTTEALDAVLGCGYSVSLFTSWRGDAVEQVWVKSRADAERPDLSPARAADRTVHMIAGADTAAVTEQLGALGPWHHRLPHFRASHTPSAGEELQSEYFVPADRALDALTAVRGLADRLAPLLLVSEVRTVAGDELWLSGAYRGDVVAFHFTWRRDWDGVHAVLPLVEERLLPLGARPHWGKVFTATREDLAAAYPELERFRELRARRDPDDRFGNAFLDRLL, encoded by the coding sequence GTGAGCGAGGAGAACTGGGCGGGCAGCTGGACCTACCACGCACCGGTGGTGCGGCCACGGACGCTCGAGGAGCTCGCCGAGCTGGTGACGGGCCACCGACGGGTCCGCGCGCTCGGCTCGCGGCACTCCTTCACCGACCTGCCCGACACCGACCCCGACGGGGTGCTGCTGTCCCTGGACGCGCTGCCGGTCGAGGTCGCGGTCGACGAGGAGCGGCGCACGGTCACGGTGAGCGGTGCCACGCGGTTCGCGGCGCTCGGCGAGGAGCTCGACCGGCAGGGCTGGGCGCTGCCCACGATGGCGTCGCTGCCCCACCTCTCGGTGGCCGGCGCGGTCGCCACCGGTACGCACGGCTCGGGTCGCCAGGTGCCCAGCCTGGCCGCGCTGGTCCGCGGCCTGGAGGGCATCGGCGCCGACGGCGCGGCGTACCGCCTGGGGGCCGAGGACCCCGACCTGCCCGGCTCGGTGGTCGCCCTGGGCGCGCTGGGGATCGTGACCACGGTGACCCTGGACGTCGTCCCGAGCTACGACCTGCGCCAGGAGGTCTGGCTCGACCTGCCGTGGCCGACGACCACCGAGGCGCTCGACGCGGTGCTGGGGTGCGGCTACAGCGTCAGCCTGTTCACCTCGTGGCGCGGCGACGCCGTCGAGCAGGTGTGGGTCAAGAGCCGCGCGGACGCCGAGCGCCCCGACCTCTCCCCCGCCCGGGCCGCGGACCGCACCGTGCACATGATCGCCGGCGCCGACACCGCCGCGGTGACCGAGCAGCTCGGCGCCCTCGGACCGTGGCACCACCGGCTCCCGCACTTCCGCGCCTCGCACACCCCGAGCGCCGGCGAGGAGCTCCAGAGCGAGTACTTCGTCCCTGCCGACCGCGCGCTCGACGCCCTCACCGCGGTGCGCGGCCTGGCCGACCGGCTCGCCCCGCTCCTCCTGGTCAGCGAGGTCCGCACCGTCGCCGGCGACGAGCTCTGGCTCAGCGGTGCGTACCGCGGCGACGTGGTCGCCTTCCACTTCACCTGGCGCCGTGACTGGGACGGCGTGCACGCGGTGCTGCCCCTGGTGGAGGAGCGGCTGCTCCCGCTGGGTGCCCGACCGCACTGGGGCAAGGTCTTCACGGCCACGCGCGAGGACCTCGCGGCGGCGTACCCGGAGCTGGAGCGGTTCCGCGAGCTGCGCGCCCGCCGCGACCCCGACGACCGGTTCGGCAACGCCTTCCTCGACCGCCTGCTCTGA
- a CDS encoding ABC transporter ATP-binding protein, with the protein MALIDVRDLRVRFTTEDGEVEAVRGLDFSVEPGETFGIVGESGSGKSVSTQALVRLLPGAVVTGEAQFEGRDLIAMSDAELRRVRGARIGMVFQDPLSSLHPHFKVGRQIAEAIRVHQKVPERQARATAVELLARVGLGQPDQRAEEYPHQFSGGMRQRAMLAMAVALRPALIIADEPTTALDVTVQAQILELLRELQADFGTSIIMITHDLGVIAGMADRVMTMYAGRMVETATRRDLYHAAHHPYTRGLLESIPSSKAAGERLYAIPGQPPSLLAAETGCVFRPRCGRATDVCATPPPLRRLEREHLSLCWLPEDDVRSAVDRSPSEVRPVPVAQERVDHGDDVVLRLSGVTKHFPVRGAWFGRGREQVHAVDGVDLEVRRGETLGVVGESGCGKSTLARLMTALIPVTSGTVELEGRDLTRLDAKQLRALRRDVQMVFQDPYGSLNPRRRVGAIIGEPLAIHGLAGTRREATAKVQELMELVGLNPEHYNRFPNEFSGGQRQRIGIARALATRPRVVVCDEPVSALDVSVQAQIINLLEDLQDELGLTYVFIGHDLSVVRHISDRTAVMYLGKIVEAGETEALFAAPRHHYTKALLSAAPVADPDLADAGALRPLAGEVPSPVHPPPGCRFHPRCARAEDTCRTQIPVLERRDGDPVAVACHFPLTELVGEGAR; encoded by the coding sequence ATGGCACTGATCGACGTGAGGGACCTGCGGGTCCGCTTCACCACCGAGGACGGCGAGGTCGAGGCCGTCCGCGGGCTCGACTTCTCCGTCGAGCCGGGCGAGACCTTCGGCATCGTGGGCGAGTCCGGCTCGGGCAAGAGCGTGAGCACGCAGGCGCTGGTGCGCCTCCTGCCCGGGGCCGTGGTCACCGGGGAGGCGCAGTTCGAGGGGCGCGACCTGATCGCGATGTCCGACGCGGAGCTGCGCCGGGTCCGCGGGGCGCGGATCGGCATGGTCTTCCAGGACCCGCTGTCCAGCCTCCACCCGCACTTCAAGGTCGGGCGCCAGATCGCCGAGGCGATCCGCGTGCACCAGAAGGTCCCCGAGCGCCAGGCGCGCGCCACCGCCGTCGAGCTGCTGGCCCGGGTCGGGCTCGGTCAGCCCGACCAGCGCGCCGAGGAGTACCCGCACCAGTTCTCCGGCGGGATGCGCCAGCGGGCCATGCTGGCCATGGCGGTGGCGCTGCGGCCGGCGCTGATCATCGCCGACGAGCCGACCACCGCCCTCGACGTCACCGTGCAGGCGCAGATCCTCGAGCTGCTGCGCGAGCTCCAGGCCGACTTCGGGACCTCGATCATCATGATCACCCACGATCTCGGCGTGATCGCGGGCATGGCCGACCGCGTCATGACGATGTACGCCGGCCGCATGGTCGAGACCGCGACCCGGCGCGACCTCTACCACGCGGCGCACCACCCCTACACGCGCGGACTCCTCGAGAGCATCCCGTCGTCCAAGGCCGCCGGCGAGCGCCTCTACGCCATCCCGGGCCAGCCGCCCAGCCTCCTCGCCGCCGAGACCGGCTGCGTCTTCCGGCCGCGCTGCGGCCGCGCGACGGACGTCTGCGCTACCCCGCCGCCCCTGCGCCGTCTCGAGCGCGAGCACCTCTCGCTGTGCTGGCTGCCGGAGGACGACGTCCGCTCGGCGGTCGACCGGTCGCCGAGCGAGGTCCGGCCGGTGCCCGTCGCGCAGGAGCGCGTCGACCACGGCGACGACGTGGTCCTGCGGCTGAGCGGCGTCACCAAGCACTTCCCGGTCCGCGGCGCCTGGTTCGGCCGCGGCCGCGAGCAGGTGCACGCCGTCGACGGCGTCGACCTCGAGGTCCGCCGGGGCGAGACCCTCGGCGTGGTCGGGGAGTCCGGCTGCGGCAAGTCGACGCTGGCCCGGCTGATGACCGCGCTGATCCCGGTCACCAGCGGCACCGTCGAGCTCGAGGGCCGTGACCTGACCCGGCTCGACGCCAAGCAGCTGCGGGCGCTGCGCCGCGACGTGCAGATGGTGTTCCAGGACCCCTACGGCTCGCTCAACCCCCGCCGGCGCGTGGGCGCCATCATCGGCGAGCCCCTGGCCATCCACGGCCTGGCCGGGACCCGCCGCGAGGCCACCGCCAAGGTCCAGGAGCTGATGGAGCTGGTCGGGCTCAACCCTGAGCACTACAACCGCTTTCCCAACGAGTTCTCCGGCGGGCAGCGCCAGCGCATCGGCATCGCCCGGGCCTTGGCCACCCGGCCGCGGGTCGTGGTCTGCGACGAGCCGGTCTCTGCGCTCGACGTCTCGGTCCAGGCCCAGATCATCAACCTGCTCGAGGACCTCCAGGACGAGCTGGGCCTCACCTACGTCTTCATCGGCCACGACCTGTCGGTGGTGCGCCACATCAGTGACCGCACGGCGGTGATGTACCTCGGCAAGATCGTGGAGGCCGGCGAGACCGAGGCCCTGTTCGCGGCCCCGCGGCACCACTACACGAAGGCGCTGCTCAGCGCCGCGCCGGTCGCGGACCCCGACCTGGCGGATGCCGGGGCGCTGCGCCCGCTCGCCGGGGAGGTGCCCTCGCCGGTGCACCCGCCACCGGGCTGCCGCTTCCACCCGCGGTGCGCGCGCGCCGAGGACACGTGCCGCACCCAGATCCCGGTCCTCGAGCGCCGCGACGGGGACCCGGTCGCCGTGGCCTGCCACTTCCCGCTCACCGAGCTGGTCGGGGAGGGTGCGCGATGA
- a CDS encoding DUF885 family protein has protein sequence MDPRLHAVCELFMPSVREEGGRHEYDGRLYDLSPDGVRASLAALGGPAYDDPGTEAHVASFEALARAWFGDLEVHRWNPDLHLRNLNLVHYEREYAPAAERAAHRLEHLRRWPDAVEMALASLDRVAAPMAQALVSSARGLHAQVEAVGADEDTARRAHDAADRITAHLERAAVEGDPDPALGGDNLARLMTASEDLTFDLGAMAEVVERERDRLDEILREACARVDPTAPVREVVRGLLADRPRTDAEILHNASSVTEELVRFTAERELVPFLDGEMEFGLDHEAQGLFFANMRFSAPEEPDSPSTYHVTPPDWGWPRADVDQWLETFSPTLIGSMSAHEAAPGHFAHARALRRTEGLAQRVLMSYTFAEGWAHYAEELCWEEGFSEDDPRYAIGMAIWALVRVTRLASAIGLHSGTMSVEESTARFVDDAHFPAPAARQEANRGLFDPMYARFTWGKLVIRDAREQARRAWGSDFSLLRFHAAMFDLGSPPVGLVARRFGDEVGPGRPGPG, from the coding sequence ATGGATCCGCGGCTGCACGCCGTCTGCGAGCTGTTCATGCCCTCGGTGCGGGAGGAGGGCGGCCGGCACGAGTACGACGGGCGGCTCTACGACCTGTCCCCCGACGGCGTCCGCGCGTCGCTCGCCGCCCTCGGCGGTCCGGCGTACGACGACCCGGGGACCGAGGCCCACGTGGCGAGCTTCGAGGCGCTGGCCCGGGCGTGGTTCGGCGACCTCGAGGTGCACCGGTGGAACCCCGACCTGCACCTGCGCAACCTCAACCTGGTGCACTACGAGCGGGAGTACGCACCGGCGGCCGAGCGCGCGGCGCACCGGCTCGAGCACCTGCGTCGATGGCCGGACGCGGTGGAGATGGCGCTGGCCTCGCTCGACCGCGTGGCCGCGCCGATGGCGCAGGCCCTGGTCTCCAGCGCCCGCGGGCTGCACGCCCAGGTCGAGGCCGTCGGCGCGGACGAGGACACGGCCCGGCGCGCGCACGACGCCGCCGACCGGATCACGGCGCACCTGGAGCGCGCGGCGGTGGAGGGTGACCCCGACCCCGCCCTCGGCGGCGACAACCTGGCCCGGCTGATGACCGCGAGCGAGGACCTGACCTTCGACCTCGGCGCGATGGCCGAGGTGGTCGAGCGCGAGCGGGACCGGCTCGACGAGATCCTGCGCGAGGCCTGCGCCCGCGTCGACCCCACGGCGCCGGTGCGCGAGGTGGTGCGGGGGCTGCTGGCCGACCGGCCCCGCACCGACGCCGAGATCCTGCACAACGCCTCGTCGGTCACCGAGGAGCTGGTGCGCTTCACCGCCGAGCGCGAGCTGGTGCCGTTCCTGGACGGCGAGATGGAGTTCGGGCTGGACCACGAGGCGCAGGGCCTGTTCTTCGCCAACATGCGCTTCTCCGCGCCCGAGGAGCCGGACTCCCCCTCGACGTACCACGTGACCCCGCCGGACTGGGGCTGGCCGCGGGCCGACGTCGACCAGTGGCTGGAGACCTTCAGCCCCACCCTCATCGGCTCGATGAGCGCGCACGAGGCCGCCCCCGGCCACTTCGCCCACGCCCGCGCGCTGCGCCGCACCGAGGGTCTGGCCCAGCGGGTGCTGATGTCCTACACCTTCGCCGAGGGCTGGGCGCACTACGCCGAGGAGCTGTGCTGGGAGGAGGGGTTCAGCGAGGACGACCCGCGCTACGCGATCGGCATGGCCATCTGGGCGCTGGTGCGCGTCACCCGGCTGGCCTCGGCCATCGGGCTGCACAGCGGCACCATGAGCGTCGAGGAGTCGACCGCCCGGTTCGTCGACGACGCCCACTTCCCCGCGCCGGCCGCTCGCCAGGAGGCCAACCGGGGGCTCTTCGACCCGATGTACGCGCGGTTCACCTGGGGCAAGCTGGTCATCCGGGACGCCCGCGAGCAGGCCCGGCGGGCGTGGGGCAGCGACTTCTCCCTGCTGCGCTTCCACGCGGCGATGTTCGACCTCGGCTCGCCGCCCGTCGGGCTGGTGGCGCGTCGCTTCGGCGACGAGGTCGGTCCGGGACGACCCGGCCCGGGCTAG
- a CDS encoding Ig-like domain repeat protein — MTFARLTTRVAAGGAVAALAAAGLVGATSTSATAAPVTTAYTCTSAFGPLSGTVSVDIALLPPTAPAGLAVPAGLLSFNSNLTFSNATASGLGSLGITSAKSDDFGTAFGDAVAKAPVAWTTASSDGTNTTFAGKGANAAFQLPKAGTYTVSMPKTFNLQGTNASGATVATVPCTATGTPAAIGTIALSKQESKVKANAPKAAKAGKPVSVKVKVTDDQSSKGGVLPTGKFIIKDGKKKVGKGTLDAKGQAKVKVKLGVGSHKLTVIYKGDDYNNGSTSKAKTVKVTK; from the coding sequence ATGACCTTCGCCCGCCTCACCACGCGCGTCGCCGCCGGCGGCGCCGTCGCGGCCCTCGCGGCCGCCGGCCTCGTCGGTGCGACCAGCACCTCGGCCACCGCTGCGCCCGTCACCACGGCGTACACCTGCACCAGCGCCTTCGGGCCGCTCTCCGGCACCGTCAGCGTGGACATCGCGCTGCTGCCCCCGACCGCGCCGGCCGGCCTCGCTGTCCCCGCCGGGCTGCTGAGCTTCAACTCCAACCTGACCTTCAGCAACGCCACGGCCTCGGGCCTCGGTTCCCTGGGCATCACCAGCGCGAAGTCCGACGACTTCGGCACCGCGTTCGGCGACGCCGTCGCCAAGGCGCCGGTCGCGTGGACCACGGCCTCCTCGGACGGCACCAACACCACCTTCGCGGGCAAGGGCGCCAACGCGGCGTTCCAGCTGCCCAAGGCGGGCACCTACACGGTGAGCATGCCGAAGACCTTCAACCTGCAGGGCACCAACGCCAGCGGCGCCACCGTCGCCACGGTCCCGTGCACCGCGACCGGCACCCCGGCCGCCATCGGCACCATCGCCCTGTCCAAGCAGGAGTCGAAGGTGAAGGCGAACGCGCCCAAGGCCGCCAAGGCCGGCAAGCCCGTCTCCGTCAAGGTGAAGGTCACCGACGACCAGTCCTCGAAGGGTGGTGTGCTGCCGACCGGCAAGTTCATCATCAAGGACGGCAAGAAGAAGGTCGGCAAGGGCACGCTCGACGCCAAGGGCCAGGCCAAGGTCAAGGTCAAGCTCGGTGTCGGCAGCCACAAGCTGACCGTCATCTACAAGGGCGACGACTACAACAACGGCAGCACCAGCAAGGCCAAGACCGTCAAGGTCACCAAGTAG